One part of the Pseudemcibacter aquimaris genome encodes these proteins:
- a CDS encoding multicopper oxidase family protein, with protein sequence MITRRHFLASTAASLCIPSLAFADEAMRLRAEPVKLDLLPDQDQTSLWGFNGSTPGPTIRTRKGGRVKVRFENALKQSSAVHWHGIRIDNKMDGVPGLTQSQVSSGNDFLYDFVAPDAGTYWYHSHDRSWEQVARGLYGALIVEEENPPLVDHDIIVFVDDWRLNRDGSQAGDFENMHDQAHAGRMGNFAKAIFQGVTSPIKLNQRIRLRFINVATDRIFPLQLTGVDGKIIAYDGMPLEKPEDMDNIILAPAQRADIIADVTGETIEVNFTARDGLFRLGGFTVQGLIEPTAKAEVILPMINRYEMPDLKNAVQLTLQMEGGAMSRRMMMGGMMNGDVWAFNGVSGMTDTPFHKFKAGQTGVIELVNDTRFPHAIHLHGHHFQAIVSGGMSPLRDTILVDAGKTTKIACVFDNPGKWLLHCHMLAHQAAGMKTWVEVA encoded by the coding sequence CCTGTGCATACCCTCTCTGGCTTTTGCAGATGAAGCCATGAGGCTACGCGCCGAGCCAGTTAAACTTGACTTGCTGCCAGACCAAGACCAGACTTCACTTTGGGGGTTCAACGGCTCCACTCCTGGCCCTACCATTCGGACCCGCAAAGGTGGGCGCGTAAAGGTTCGGTTCGAGAATGCTTTGAAGCAATCTTCTGCGGTACATTGGCACGGAATTCGTATTGATAATAAGATGGATGGCGTGCCAGGGTTAACGCAATCGCAGGTTTCCTCTGGGAATGATTTTCTCTACGACTTTGTTGCACCGGATGCTGGAACTTACTGGTATCATTCTCATGATAGATCGTGGGAACAAGTTGCACGTGGTTTGTATGGTGCGCTGATTGTTGAAGAGGAAAATCCACCTCTTGTCGACCATGACATCATTGTTTTTGTCGATGACTGGCGTCTCAACCGAGATGGTTCGCAGGCCGGTGATTTTGAGAATATGCACGATCAAGCTCATGCTGGCAGAATGGGTAATTTTGCTAAGGCAATCTTTCAAGGTGTAACCTCTCCAATCAAACTTAACCAAAGAATTCGTTTGCGCTTCATAAATGTTGCAACAGACCGAATATTCCCGCTCCAGCTTACTGGTGTAGACGGGAAAATCATCGCTTATGATGGAATGCCACTCGAAAAACCAGAGGATATGGACAATATTATTCTCGCACCAGCGCAACGTGCCGATATCATCGCGGATGTAACCGGTGAAACAATTGAAGTCAATTTTACGGCTCGTGATGGTTTGTTCCGATTGGGAGGATTTACGGTTCAAGGCCTGATCGAACCAACAGCGAAAGCCGAAGTCATTCTACCGATGATAAATCGCTATGAAATGCCTGATTTGAAAAACGCTGTGCAATTAACTCTTCAAATGGAAGGTGGAGCCATGAGCCGCCGCATGATGATGGGGGGCATGATGAACGGTGATGTCTGGGCTTTCAATGGTGTATCAGGCATGACAGATACACCATTCCATAAGTTCAAAGCGGGTCAGACTGGTGTCATCGAACTCGTCAATGATACCAGATTTCCACACGCGATTCACCTGCATGGGCATCATTTTCAGGCGATCGTATCAGGAGGCATGTCGCCATTGCGAGATACCATCCTTGTTGATGCTGGGAAAACCACAAAAATTGCCTGTGTTTTCGATAATCCAGGAAAGTGGTTACTTCACTGCCATATGTTGGCTCACCAAGCTGCAGGAATGAAAACCTGGGTTGAAGTTGCATAA